Proteins encoded together in one Amphritea japonica ATCC BAA-1530 window:
- the soxB gene encoding thiosulfohydrolase SoxB has protein sequence MSMSRREFAQLMGLAGAAGMLPLQGFAAKKQSAELYEVPSFGNVRLLHITDCHAQLKPIYFREPNVNLGVGGARGNAPHLVGDKLLNHFGIQANSLEAHAFTCLNYDSAALKYGKVGGFAHIKTLVNRLRQSYGSENTLLLDGGDTWQGSGTAFKTRGMDMVEASNDLGVDIMTGHWEFTYHQEEVLKNIKAFKGEFLAQNVFITEDALFEGADEYIHDEDSGRVFKPYTIREMGGARVAVIGQCFPRTKIANPARFIPDWTFDIYDDSLQELVDEIRGAESVDAVIVISHNGMDVDLEMARRVSGVDVILGGHTHDGIPAPTIVQNNGGKTLVCNVGSNGKFVGVMDLDIRNGKVQDFRYRLLPVFSDLIPADPQMTQLIDDIRAPHMPWLSEELAVADELMFRRGNFNGTFDQVICDALRNVNDAHISLSPGFRWGTTVLKGQMVTMEHVLDQTCLTYPETYVREMKGEELKLILEDVADNLFNPDPYLQSGGDMVRVGGFDYVCDPTQPIGKRISEMTLDNGEKIDASKSYKVSGWATVGARSEGADIWDVVATHLRDRKVASIDKLNTPKLKNVAGNPGILDYS, from the coding sequence ATGTCAATGTCACGCCGTGAGTTTGCCCAATTAATGGGGCTGGCTGGTGCAGCCGGAATGCTTCCACTGCAAGGTTTTGCTGCTAAGAAGCAGTCAGCAGAGCTCTACGAAGTTCCAAGTTTTGGTAATGTAAGATTGCTGCATATTACTGATTGTCATGCGCAGTTAAAGCCGATCTATTTTCGTGAGCCCAATGTTAATCTGGGTGTTGGTGGTGCGCGGGGAAATGCTCCCCATCTGGTCGGTGATAAGTTGCTGAATCATTTTGGAATCCAGGCAAACTCACTGGAAGCGCATGCGTTTACTTGTCTCAATTACGACAGTGCAGCGCTAAAATATGGCAAGGTCGGTGGCTTTGCTCATATCAAGACGCTGGTAAACCGCTTACGACAGAGTTATGGCAGTGAAAACACCCTGTTGTTGGACGGAGGAGATACCTGGCAGGGCTCGGGAACTGCGTTTAAAACCAGGGGGATGGATATGGTTGAAGCGTCCAATGATTTGGGTGTGGATATTATGACCGGTCACTGGGAATTTACCTATCATCAGGAAGAAGTGCTAAAAAACATTAAAGCCTTTAAGGGGGAGTTTCTGGCTCAGAATGTTTTTATTACCGAAGATGCGCTGTTTGAAGGAGCAGATGAGTATATCCATGATGAAGATTCGGGACGGGTATTTAAGCCCTATACTATTCGTGAAATGGGTGGTGCACGTGTAGCGGTTATCGGTCAGTGTTTTCCTCGAACTAAAATTGCCAATCCCGCCCGTTTTATCCCAGACTGGACCTTTGATATTTACGATGACTCCTTACAGGAGTTGGTTGATGAGATTCGGGGGGCGGAATCGGTTGATGCGGTTATCGTCATCTCTCACAACGGTATGGATGTTGACCTGGAAATGGCCCGCAGGGTTAGTGGTGTCGATGTGATTCTTGGTGGTCATACACATGACGGCATACCTGCGCCAACGATTGTCCAGAATAATGGTGGTAAGACTCTTGTTTGTAACGTGGGTTCAAATGGCAAGTTTGTCGGGGTAATGGATCTGGATATTCGGAATGGTAAGGTACAGGATTTCCGCTATCGCTTGTTGCCGGTATTTTCTGACCTTATTCCAGCCGATCCACAGATGACCCAATTAATTGATGATATTCGCGCGCCGCATATGCCCTGGTTAAGTGAAGAGCTTGCGGTTGCGGATGAGTTGATGTTCCGCAGAGGAAACTTTAACGGCACATTCGATCAGGTAATCTGTGATGCCTTACGCAATGTGAATGATGCGCATATATCGCTATCACCGGGCTTCCGCTGGGGTACAACGGTACTTAAAGGGCAGATGGTGACAATGGAGCATGTATTGGATCAAACTTGTCTGACGTATCCGGAAACCTATGTCCGCGAGATGAAAGGGGAAGAGCTGAAGCTAATTCTTGAAGACGTAGCGGATAATCTGTTTAACCCTGACCCGTATCTACAGTCCGGGGGGGACATGGTACGGGTCGGCGGCTTTGATTATGTTTGTGACCCAACTCAGCCGATTGGTAAGCGAATCAGTGAGATGACACTGGATAACGGTGAAAAGATTGACGCGTCCAAAAGCTATAAGGTCTCCGGTTGGGCAACCGTAGGGGCCCGCTCGGAGGGTGCTGATATATGGGATGTTGTAGCAACACACTTGCGTGATAGAAAGGTTGCCAGTATCGATAAGCTGAACACGCCGAAGCTAAAAAATGTGGCGGGTAACCCGGGGATTCTAGATTACAGTTGA
- a CDS encoding elongation factor P hydroxylase has protein sequence MTEPTTDSLTKLFDELFSKTLNTILVRGDDEPIYLPADSENPQHRVIFAHGFFASALHEISHWCVAGERRRLLVDFGYWYKPDGRTAEEQAEFEMVEVKPQALEWMLSEAAGHKFHFSADNLGSDIGASELFKNKVFRQVQDYLLEGIPERPASLINAFQQYYGTEPLAPERFSLKGR, from the coding sequence ATGACAGAACCAACTACTGACAGCCTGACTAAGCTCTTTGATGAGTTATTCAGCAAAACATTGAATACGATACTGGTGCGCGGAGATGATGAGCCGATCTATCTTCCCGCTGATTCAGAAAATCCGCAACACCGTGTTATTTTTGCTCACGGTTTTTTTGCCAGTGCACTGCATGAAATTAGTCATTGGTGTGTCGCCGGAGAGCGGCGTCGCCTATTAGTGGACTTTGGGTACTGGTACAAACCCGATGGGCGTACTGCCGAAGAACAGGCAGAGTTTGAAATGGTTGAGGTGAAGCCTCAAGCGCTGGAGTGGATGTTATCGGAAGCTGCGGGCCATAAGTTTCACTTCAGTGCCGATAACCTGGGTAGTGATATTGGTGCGAGTGAACTATTCAAAAATAAGGTCTTCCGCCAGGTGCAAGATTACCTTCTTGAGGGTATACCTGAGCGGCCTGCGAGCCTGATTAATGCATTCCAACAATATTATGGAACAGAGCCCCTTGCCCCAGAGCGATTTTCCTTAAAGGGGAGGTAA
- a CDS encoding copper chaperone PCu(A)C has product MKKLITLVAALTLSASAFAEVSIDQPYARAVPPGQPNSAAFMTLNNTADTEVSLVSASSSVSNVAELHTHTNENGVMKMRQIPQITLKANEQVELKPGGLHIMLIGLKQNLVKGETVDLTLNFSDGSSKSLDISIKDVMSGMGHMKMHHGMPKKMQDQ; this is encoded by the coding sequence ATGAAAAAGCTAATCACACTGGTCGCCGCGCTTACGCTGTCGGCTTCCGCCTTTGCCGAAGTCTCTATTGATCAGCCATACGCACGTGCTGTTCCTCCAGGCCAGCCAAACAGTGCCGCTTTTATGACACTTAATAATACCGCAGACACCGAAGTGTCACTGGTATCAGCTTCCAGTTCTGTCTCAAATGTTGCTGAGTTACATACTCACACCAATGAAAATGGCGTAATGAAAATGCGTCAAATCCCGCAAATCACTTTAAAAGCGAACGAGCAAGTTGAGCTAAAGCCCGGTGGTTTGCACATCATGCTAATAGGTCTTAAACAGAATCTGGTAAAGGGCGAAACGGTAGATCTGACACTAAACTTCAGTGATGGCAGTTCAAAATCATTGGACATCAGCATTAAAGATGTCATGTCAGGCATGGGCCACATGAAGATGCACCATGGCATGCCTAAGAAAATGCAAGATCAATAA
- a CDS encoding SCO family protein — translation MTSNLTTLRNLLLLTLALLGGVVTAYILAPRSNPSDQSMLQTLGGDFTLQGVNGDVSLHDFKGKVVMIYIGYTQCPDVCPTSLAVMSQAMKNMDAKQLKNIQPLFISVDPERDTPERLAEYSGFFHPLILGITGSRENIDSVVRQYGAFYRMVDMEGSAMGYAVDHSSRTYLINKQGELSKTMAHGTMPDQLIAELKNLL, via the coding sequence ATGACAAGTAACCTAACAACACTACGCAATCTTTTGCTGCTGACGCTGGCACTTCTCGGAGGCGTTGTCACCGCCTATATACTCGCACCACGCTCTAACCCCTCAGACCAATCGATGTTACAAACATTAGGCGGGGACTTTACCCTGCAAGGGGTTAATGGCGATGTATCATTGCATGACTTCAAAGGTAAGGTGGTAATGATCTATATCGGATATACCCAATGCCCGGATGTTTGCCCTACTTCCCTGGCGGTTATGTCACAAGCGATGAAGAACATGGATGCTAAACAGCTCAAGAACATCCAACCACTTTTCATCAGTGTCGATCCTGAGCGAGATACACCCGAAAGGCTAGCCGAATATAGCGGCTTCTTTCACCCCTTGATTCTGGGTATTACCGGCAGTCGGGAAAACATCGATTCTGTCGTCAGGCAATATGGTGCATTTTATCGCATGGTTGATATGGAAGGTTCTGCCATGGGCTATGCCGTCGATCACTCATCCCGAACTTACTTAATCAACAAACAAGGCGAGCTTAGCAAAACGATGGCTCATGGAACCATGCCTGATCAACTGATTGCCGAGCTGAAAAACCTGCTTTAA
- a CDS encoding deoxyguanosinetriphosphate triphosphohydrolase has product MMQWDKLLTTKRYGHEDLTPEEVGRSHFHKDHDRIIFSSAFRRLGRKTQVHPLALNDHIHTRLTHSIEVGSLGRSLGIRVGELLQDQLPEWISPHDLGTIVQSACLAHDIGNPPFGHTGEYAIRDWFKYQAPAHYLEGLSADELLDLQTFEGNAQGFRVVTRIENHLFDGGLRLTYPTLGTLLKYPWTVNRAGKKGKFSCFNTEREILNALGRELGLIQLGDDYWSRHPLAFLVEAADDICYAIVDLEDAIELDILGFDDIKPILLQMCGDLNYEDEIFATQASARRKVSALRGMAMENMVESVVAAFMANLTEIMNGQYSGELLADGDPGVCAGLQNAKQLARERVYPDNRKAELEEGAYTTLGTLLEAFCQAAFELHSLGSEQLSYRSKKLINLMGIHSPEPEWRLYLSYMRVLDFIGGMTDNYAAYLARQIKDMSAN; this is encoded by the coding sequence ATGATGCAGTGGGATAAGCTTCTTACAACTAAACGCTATGGCCATGAAGATTTGACGCCGGAAGAGGTTGGTCGTAGTCATTTCCATAAAGATCATGATCGGATTATTTTTTCCAGCGCATTTCGTCGTCTCGGGCGGAAAACCCAGGTTCATCCGTTAGCATTGAACGATCATATCCACACCCGGCTGACGCACAGCATTGAAGTGGGAAGCCTGGGGCGAAGCCTGGGTATTCGGGTTGGGGAGCTGTTACAGGATCAGTTACCTGAGTGGATCAGTCCCCACGATTTGGGCACCATCGTTCAATCCGCATGCCTGGCCCATGATATTGGTAATCCGCCTTTCGGTCATACCGGGGAATATGCGATCCGTGACTGGTTCAAATACCAAGCTCCAGCTCATTACCTTGAAGGCCTCAGCGCCGATGAACTATTGGATTTACAGACATTTGAAGGTAATGCTCAAGGATTCAGAGTGGTTACCCGAATTGAGAATCATCTGTTTGATGGAGGTTTGCGATTAACCTATCCGACACTAGGGACTCTTCTCAAATACCCCTGGACGGTTAATCGAGCAGGAAAAAAGGGTAAGTTCAGTTGTTTTAATACCGAGCGTGAGATATTGAATGCACTGGGTCGTGAGTTGGGCCTGATTCAATTAGGTGATGATTACTGGTCTCGACACCCTCTGGCTTTCCTGGTCGAAGCTGCAGATGATATCTGCTACGCGATTGTCGACCTTGAAGATGCAATTGAACTGGATATTCTTGGATTTGATGACATCAAACCGATTTTATTACAGATGTGCGGTGATCTTAATTATGAAGATGAGATCTTCGCAACCCAGGCATCCGCTCGGCGTAAGGTGTCGGCGCTGCGGGGTATGGCCATGGAAAATATGGTGGAATCTGTCGTTGCTGCCTTTATGGCTAACCTGACTGAAATCATGAATGGCCAGTACTCTGGAGAGCTTTTGGCAGATGGTGATCCAGGTGTATGCGCAGGGTTACAGAATGCGAAGCAGCTGGCCCGAGAACGGGTGTATCCTGATAATCGTAAAGCTGAACTTGAGGAAGGGGCTTACACCACCCTTGGAACCCTTTTAGAAGCTTTTTGTCAGGCGGCCTTTGAATTGCATAGCCTGGGGAGCGAACAATTAAGCTATCGAAGTAAAAAACTCATCAATCTGATGGGTATACATAGCCCCGAGCCTGAGTGGCGTCTATATCTATCCTATATGCGAGTGCTCGATTTTATCGGTGGAATGACCGACAATTACGCGGCTTATCTGGCTCGTCAGATAAAGGATATGTCCGCTAATTAA
- a CDS encoding translation initiation factor Sui1, producing the protein MRDQLSNLVFSTEKGALCPGCKEAVDSCICNQLSDQSRIEGLDGIVRIRRETSGRKGKGVSTVTGVPLAEKELKALAKKLKQQCGTGGSLKDGVIEIQGDHRDKLKQLLEKQGFTVKLAGG; encoded by the coding sequence ATGCGTGATCAGTTAAGTAATCTGGTTTTTTCCACTGAGAAAGGAGCATTGTGCCCTGGCTGTAAAGAGGCAGTGGATAGTTGTATTTGTAACCAGTTGTCCGATCAGAGTCGAATAGAAGGCTTGGATGGAATTGTACGGATACGCCGCGAAACCTCAGGTCGTAAAGGTAAAGGGGTATCCACTGTTACCGGAGTCCCGTTGGCAGAGAAAGAGTTAAAGGCTTTAGCAAAGAAACTTAAGCAACAGTGCGGCACAGGAGGTTCTTTGAAGGATGGTGTTATCGAGATTCAGGGTGATCATCGGGATAAGCTTAAACAGTTGTTAGAAAAACAGGGTTTTACTGTTAAGTTAGCAGGAGGCTGA
- a CDS encoding retropepsin-like aspartic protease: MNKSVMLVYVICSALSFSVFNVSAEIFSYVDDKGRKIYVDSQHKIPPRYRDRDHTRVIAVEQLTEQEQQDRKLKRDLEDKRQKLKRELRKLETTLSKMETTIILRGRQAIVPVDINWRGRKRTLNLLLDTGASITVLHQGAVASLNTVSRDSSYAQVAGGGLIKTERVVFDRLSVGPYDFDNQSTAVIENSGSGGFDGLLGMDVLGRVRYEIDYGQRKIIWSPGEYKQMQLAAEKLEELQAEAANITAMDE; encoded by the coding sequence ATGAATAAAAGCGTGATGCTTGTCTATGTGATCTGTAGCGCTTTGTCGTTTTCAGTATTTAATGTCAGTGCTGAGATATTTTCCTATGTTGATGATAAGGGCCGAAAAATATACGTTGATAGCCAGCATAAAATCCCACCGCGATACCGTGATCGGGACCACACCAGAGTCATTGCAGTCGAGCAGTTGACGGAACAAGAACAGCAAGATCGAAAACTGAAGCGTGACTTGGAGGACAAACGGCAAAAATTAAAGCGAGAGCTGCGGAAGCTGGAAACCACACTGTCGAAGATGGAAACCACGATTATCCTGAGGGGAAGACAGGCAATAGTCCCGGTTGATATCAATTGGCGAGGTCGTAAGCGCACGCTTAATCTGTTATTGGACACCGGCGCTTCAATAACGGTGTTACATCAGGGGGCTGTCGCTTCACTGAATACCGTTAGCCGGGATAGTAGCTATGCTCAGGTAGCTGGTGGCGGATTAATTAAAACCGAGAGAGTCGTGTTTGATCGACTGAGTGTGGGCCCCTATGATTTTGACAATCAATCCACCGCGGTTATTGAAAACAGTGGTAGTGGCGGCTTTGATGGCTTATTGGGCATGGATGTTCTGGGCAGGGTTCGTTACGAAATAGATTACGGCCAGCGTAAAATTATCTGGAGCCCTGGCGAATATAAGCAGATGCAACTGGCAGCAGAGAAGTTGGAAGAACTTCAGGCTGAAGCTGCTAACATCACGGCTATGGATGAATAA
- a CDS encoding serine/threonine protein kinase, whose protein sequence is MSIAHPFENLTPSFIQDAIESLGYLCDGRVFGLNSYENRVYQVGIEESEPLIAKFYRPARWSKEQIIEEHEFCFELLEQELPVVAPLILEGESLFTFGEFMFALFPRKGGHAPELDNMDNLFTLGRMLGRIHQIGASQPFTHRPAISITSYGHESAKLISEQFIPAELKTSYDTLTADLLKLMEQHWQACEPINQIRVHGDCHIGNMLWRDDAPHFVDFDDARMAPAIQDIWMLLSGERDSQQAQLLEIIEGYSEFCDFNPAQLRLTETLRTLRIMNYAAWVARRWEDPAFPHNFPWFNTVRYWSEHILELREQLFALQEAPLQLYN, encoded by the coding sequence ATGAGCATTGCCCACCCGTTCGAAAACCTCACTCCCAGCTTTATTCAGGATGCGATTGAAAGCCTGGGGTACCTTTGTGACGGACGGGTATTCGGTCTGAATAGTTACGAAAACCGCGTGTATCAAGTCGGTATTGAGGAGAGCGAACCGCTGATCGCCAAGTTTTATAGGCCGGCTCGCTGGAGCAAAGAACAAATTATTGAAGAACATGAATTTTGCTTCGAACTCTTAGAGCAAGAGTTACCAGTTGTCGCACCGTTGATACTGGAAGGCGAAAGCCTGTTTACGTTTGGCGAATTTATGTTTGCCCTGTTTCCCCGCAAGGGAGGGCACGCGCCAGAGCTGGATAATATGGATAACCTGTTTACGCTGGGGCGTATGTTAGGCCGCATTCATCAGATAGGTGCCAGCCAACCGTTCACTCATCGCCCTGCCATCAGCATTACCAGCTACGGTCATGAAAGCGCCAAGCTGATCAGCGAGCAATTTATTCCCGCTGAATTGAAAACGTCTTACGATACACTCACGGCCGACCTGCTCAAGCTAATGGAACAGCATTGGCAAGCTTGCGAACCGATCAACCAGATAAGAGTCCACGGAGACTGCCACATAGGGAACATGCTCTGGCGGGATGATGCACCACATTTCGTGGATTTTGACGATGCCCGTATGGCGCCTGCAATCCAGGATATCTGGATGTTACTCTCCGGAGAAAGAGACAGCCAACAGGCCCAGTTACTTGAGATCATCGAAGGCTACAGTGAATTCTGCGACTTTAATCCAGCCCAGCTCCGGTTAACAGAAACCCTTCGCACACTACGCATCATGAACTATGCAGCCTGGGTTGCACGCCGCTGGGAAGACCCAGCTTTTCCCCATAACTTCCCCTGGTTTAACACCGTTCGCTACTGGAGCGAACACATTCTAGAGTTGCGAGAACAGCTATTTGCCCTGCAAGAAGCGCCGTTGCAGCTATATAATTAA
- a CDS encoding CYTH domain-containing protein has translation MAQEIERKFLVDLEKLQLPEQGLTICQGYIPTADKTAVRVRIMGNKAFLTLKGENRGAVRTEFEYEIPTDDARQMLAELCKGPVVDKIRYLITHKAHLWELDIFSGDNQGLVVAEVELDNEDEQLDLPMWITDEVTHDPRYFNSNLLSHPFKNW, from the coding sequence ATGGCACAGGAAATCGAACGAAAGTTTCTGGTAGACCTGGAAAAACTCCAGCTACCGGAACAAGGGCTTACCATCTGCCAGGGTTATATTCCCACGGCAGACAAAACCGCCGTAAGAGTTCGCATCATGGGCAACAAAGCATTTCTCACGCTGAAAGGAGAAAACCGTGGCGCGGTTCGTACAGAGTTCGAATACGAGATTCCCACTGATGATGCCCGGCAAATGCTTGCAGAGCTCTGTAAAGGTCCGGTAGTCGACAAAATTCGCTACCTTATTACTCATAAAGCACACCTCTGGGAACTGGATATATTTTCTGGCGACAATCAGGGTCTGGTAGTTGCTGAAGTAGAGCTAGATAACGAAGACGAACAACTGGATTTGCCCATGTGGATTACCGATGAGGTCACACATGACCCGCGCTACTTCAACTCTAATCTGCTTAGCCACCCTTTTAAAAACTGGTAA
- the metG gene encoding methionine--tRNA ligase, producing MTDKQRKILVTSALPYANGPIHLGHLVEYIQTDIWVRFQNQRGNHCTYVCADDAHGTPIMLKADQMGTSPQALIEQVSQEHQRDFSGFMVGFDNYYSTHSEENKHFASLIYTRLRDGGHIAKKTITQAYDPEKEMFLPDRFVKGDCPKCGAQDQYGDSCEACGATYSPVELKNAYSAVSGAKPIEKESEHYFFKLGDFESFLRQWVDKHVQEQMVHKLNEWFESGLQNWDISRDAPYWGFEIPDAPGKYFYVWLDAPIGYIASFKNWCDKNSVDFDEYWNESSDTELYHFIGKDIAYFHTLFWPAMLEGAGFRKPNGVFCHGFLTVNGQKMSKSRGTFIMAETYLKHLRPEYLRYYFAAKLGSGIDDIDLSMDDFRMRVNADLVNKVVNIASRCAGFIKKKFDGKLSGQLVEQALYNEAVALAEPIAAAYEAREYGKAMREIMHLADKANQYIDTAEPWVLAKQEGKEQEVQDCCTMGINLFRVIISYLAPVLPQVAEETATFLNIDGFAWDAIQQPLLDHQINKFKPLMQRVDEDKVNAMIEDSKATLAAIAATSPAAPVAQKTELEKNPVAEEISFDDFAKVDLRVALIVKAEHVKGADKLLQLTLDLGGDTCNVFAGIKSAYNPEDLEGKLTVMVANLAPRKMKFGMSEGMVLAAGPGGKDLWILEPHAGAQPGMRIM from the coding sequence ATGACTGATAAACAACGCAAGATTCTTGTTACCAGCGCTCTGCCTTATGCCAACGGCCCTATCCATCTGGGCCATCTGGTTGAATATATCCAGACGGATATATGGGTACGTTTCCAGAACCAGCGCGGCAATCACTGTACCTATGTCTGTGCCGACGATGCACATGGCACCCCGATCATGCTTAAAGCAGATCAGATGGGTACTTCTCCGCAAGCTCTGATTGAACAGGTAAGTCAGGAGCATCAGCGTGACTTCTCAGGTTTTATGGTAGGTTTTGATAACTACTACTCAACCCATTCTGAAGAAAACAAACACTTTGCATCACTGATCTATACTCGCCTGCGCGACGGCGGTCACATCGCTAAGAAAACCATCACTCAGGCATACGATCCGGAAAAAGAGATGTTTCTCCCCGATCGGTTCGTTAAAGGTGACTGCCCTAAGTGTGGAGCTCAGGACCAGTACGGCGATTCCTGCGAAGCTTGTGGCGCAACCTATAGTCCGGTTGAGCTGAAAAACGCATACTCTGCAGTATCCGGTGCTAAACCGATTGAAAAAGAATCTGAACACTATTTCTTTAAGCTAGGTGATTTTGAATCATTCCTGCGGCAGTGGGTCGATAAGCATGTTCAGGAGCAGATGGTTCATAAGCTGAATGAATGGTTTGAATCAGGCCTGCAAAACTGGGATATCTCCCGTGATGCACCCTATTGGGGCTTTGAAATCCCCGACGCACCGGGTAAATACTTCTACGTGTGGCTGGATGCACCGATCGGCTATATCGCCAGTTTCAAAAACTGGTGCGATAAAAACAGTGTCGATTTCGACGAGTATTGGAACGAATCTTCCGATACCGAGCTGTATCACTTTATCGGTAAAGACATTGCTTATTTTCATACACTGTTCTGGCCCGCAATGCTGGAAGGTGCCGGTTTCCGTAAACCAAACGGTGTTTTCTGCCATGGATTTCTCACCGTCAATGGCCAGAAGATGTCCAAGTCCCGTGGTACATTTATCATGGCGGAGACCTATCTGAAGCATCTGCGTCCGGAATACCTACGCTACTATTTCGCCGCAAAACTCGGTTCTGGTATCGATGATATCGATCTGAGCATGGATGATTTCCGCATGCGCGTTAATGCTGACCTCGTAAACAAGGTGGTGAACATCGCCTCCCGTTGCGCAGGTTTCATTAAGAAGAAATTTGATGGAAAACTAAGTGGGCAACTGGTTGAACAGGCACTATATAACGAAGCCGTAGCACTCGCTGAACCTATCGCTGCCGCCTATGAAGCGCGTGAATACGGAAAAGCGATGCGTGAAATCATGCATCTTGCCGATAAGGCAAATCAGTATATCGATACAGCAGAGCCCTGGGTTCTGGCTAAGCAGGAAGGCAAGGAACAGGAAGTACAAGACTGTTGTACCATGGGCATTAACCTATTCCGGGTTATTATCTCCTACCTGGCACCGGTTCTACCGCAGGTCGCTGAAGAGACCGCAACATTCCTGAATATCGACGGTTTCGCCTGGGATGCTATTCAGCAACCATTGCTCGATCATCAGATCAATAAGTTCAAGCCTCTGATGCAGCGCGTTGACGAAGACAAGGTCAATGCGATGATTGAAGACAGTAAGGCCACGCTGGCAGCGATTGCCGCAACCAGCCCTGCTGCCCCTGTCGCCCAAAAAACAGAGTTAGAGAAAAATCCGGTAGCCGAAGAGATATCCTTTGATGACTTCGCTAAAGTTGATCTGCGTGTTGCTCTCATCGTAAAAGCTGAGCATGTCAAAGGAGCTGATAAGCTACTTCAATTAACCCTGGATCTGGGTGGCGATACCTGCAACGTGTTTGCTGGTATTAAGTCTGCTTACAATCCTGAAGATCTCGAGGGGAAGTTGACCGTGATGGTGGCAAACTTAGCACCACGTAAAATGAAATTCGGCATGTCCGAAGGCATGGTTCTGGCAGCAGGCCCTGGTGGCAAGGATTTGTGGATCCTGGAACCCCATGCAGGGGCACAACCCGGCATGCGGATCATGTAA
- a CDS encoding HDOD domain-containing protein — MFEYILKEDRISVLWLGEPLADLENIPAEIKPKLMIKQAKRPEQVMSMMEEHEFNVIVVHLSPDYFAMRFRCLREVVSKYPGVIRIMLNDGLQSYQIAKASEFCHRSLQFSSGIKELFQEVGQSLKLLHSMNKPAVRDYVGAIQRLPSLPHVYTELNEALASDITGATEIASIIEKDPAMSAKILQLVNSAFFALSSRVYKIKDAVVILGIRQIRDLFLVSRLFDHFPQDEKWVGFSFEHLFDRCLVVGRFARAICRDQRVSSEIADKAFLAALLQDIGMLVIASREAEHYTQVMQESAQLEHPLYAIEKLRLGVTHMEVGAYMLGLWNLPPEVVEAVLYHSNPNATAGEKFTPLTAVHLADSILPDVVNVNECRICSSISHAYINRLGLQNKLGRWQQMSEDYALQLYSGVAKGF, encoded by the coding sequence ATGTTTGAATATATTCTTAAAGAAGACCGGATTTCCGTTCTTTGGCTCGGTGAGCCTCTGGCTGATTTAGAGAATATACCGGCCGAAATAAAGCCTAAGTTAATGATTAAACAAGCAAAGCGGCCTGAGCAAGTCATGTCGATGATGGAGGAGCATGAGTTCAACGTTATTGTTGTACACCTGAGCCCTGATTACTTTGCTATGCGGTTCCGTTGTCTGCGTGAAGTTGTTTCTAAATACCCCGGAGTGATCCGGATTATGCTGAATGATGGGTTACAGTCTTATCAAATTGCTAAGGCATCGGAGTTCTGCCATCGATCTTTGCAGTTTTCCTCGGGAATCAAAGAGCTTTTTCAAGAGGTTGGTCAGAGCTTAAAACTGCTGCACTCAATGAACAAGCCTGCTGTCAGGGATTATGTTGGCGCAATACAACGTTTGCCTTCGCTTCCTCATGTGTATACAGAACTTAATGAAGCGCTGGCATCTGATATCACCGGAGCTACTGAAATAGCCTCGATTATTGAGAAAGACCCGGCAATGAGTGCAAAAATTTTGCAGCTGGTTAACTCTGCGTTTTTTGCGCTGAGTAGCCGTGTCTACAAAATAAAAGATGCGGTTGTTATTCTGGGGATCAGACAGATTCGGGATCTTTTTCTGGTATCTCGCTTGTTTGATCACTTTCCTCAGGATGAAAAGTGGGTGGGGTTTTCCTTTGAGCACCTCTTTGACCGCTGCCTCGTAGTCGGGCGCTTTGCCCGGGCGATATGTCGCGATCAGCGCGTAAGTTCAGAGATCGCGGATAAAGCATTCCTGGCCGCTTTATTACAAGACATTGGTATGCTGGTAATCGCCAGCCGTGAAGCAGAACATTATACCCAGGTTATGCAGGAATCAGCCCAGCTGGAACACCCTTTATATGCAATTGAAAAGCTCAGGTTAGGCGTTACTCATATGGAAGTAGGCGCTTATATGCTTGGTCTTTGGAATTTGCCGCCTGAAGTGGTTGAAGCGGTGCTATATCACTCCAACCCTAATGCCACCGCAGGTGAGAAGTTTACCCCGTTGACCGCAGTTCATTTGGCTGATTCTATATTGCCCGATGTGGTAAATGTAAACGAGTGCCGTATCTGTAGTTCAATAAGTCATGCGTATATTAATCGTTTGGGATTACAGAACAAACTAGGTCGCTGGCAGCAGATGTCTGAAGATTATGCCTTACAGCTATACTCTGGCGTGGCTAAAGGCTTCTAA